From Arthrobacter sp. FW306-2-2C-D06B, a single genomic window includes:
- a CDS encoding GyrI-like domain-containing protein — protein sequence MSVPVNLQTVRPRMLAAVRRELAPGEVGSAWGPAVGKVWDFIRGQPGLWTDGHNIFVYHHPNQPDAPLLCDFGVEVTRTFETAGEVYATETPAGQAAIAVHRGPYHRMDEAYKAIEKWMAANHRESAGHSWEIYGDPTPDPADTETTLVHLLK from the coding sequence ATGTCGGTCCCCGTCAACCTACAGACTGTTCGCCCGCGCATGCTGGCCGCCGTCCGCCGCGAGCTCGCGCCGGGCGAAGTCGGCTCGGCATGGGGGCCTGCGGTGGGCAAGGTCTGGGACTTCATTCGCGGTCAACCGGGTCTGTGGACGGACGGCCACAACATCTTCGTCTACCACCACCCGAACCAACCCGATGCGCCCCTTCTGTGCGACTTCGGCGTAGAAGTCACCCGCACCTTTGAAACGGCGGGCGAGGTCTACGCAACCGAAACCCCCGCGGGCCAGGCTGCCATAGCGGTCCACCGTGGGCCGTACCACCGCATGGACGAGGCATACAAGGCGATCGAGAAGTGGATGGCTGCGAATCATAGGGAATCTGCCGGTCACTCCTGGGAGATCTATGGAGATCCGACACCCGATCCCGCCGACACTGAAACGACGCTCGTGCACCTGCTGAAGTAG
- a CDS encoding maleylpyruvate isomerase N-terminal domain-containing protein, with translation MTPDRYLTELASSLDHLSVLARQPEDILTRPVPACPGWTLKDLFGHLGSIERWAAEIVVSG, from the coding sequence ATGACGCCGGATCGCTACCTTACTGAGCTAGCCAGCAGCCTGGACCACCTCAGCGTCCTGGCTCGCCAGCCCGAGGACATTCTGACTCGACCCGTGCCGGCCTGTCCGGGCTGGACGCTTAAGGATCTCTTCGGGCATCTTGGGTCAATCGAACGCTGGGCGGCCGAAATAGTCGTTTCGGGCTAG
- a CDS encoding bifunctional PIG-L family deacetylase/class I SAM-dependent methyltransferase, with translation MVTFVHADAGTAEDEWLQAGVDLLPELPLDDAELAGRTVVVLAAHPDDETLGAGGLISRLVDLGAAVRVVLCSAGEASHPHSPTTTPGELATRRLQEFEEAMAALGLGGHWTFLRLPDGQLGHHRPAIRDGLRAAVRDAAVRDPAVGTQPSDVVLVAPLRADGHSDHDAAGSVAAQLAEAGGYGLLEYPIWYWLWASVADARWRGWVRSELTARGREAKFAAFQAHRSQTEPLSGQPGDEALLQERFVDHFRRTWETFAWTPPSGSNTAADAERVFDAVHLASSDPWDYASSWYEKRKRALTMAALPNPRYARGLELGCSTGVLSVELAQRCEQLVCVDASGQALASAKARLADSPGVTTAHMTAPAQWPDGRFDLIVISEVGYYLSPAELDAVLDKSEDSLLPGGTLVMCHWRRPISGWSLDGDSVHAAARARLRWTSDAVYREKAFILETFVSAAPGISDARP, from the coding sequence ATGGTGACTTTCGTACATGCCGATGCAGGCACGGCCGAGGACGAATGGCTGCAGGCCGGGGTGGACTTGCTTCCCGAACTTCCATTGGACGACGCCGAACTGGCCGGGCGGACCGTCGTCGTGCTCGCCGCCCATCCCGACGACGAGACGCTCGGTGCCGGTGGCCTCATCTCCCGGCTGGTGGACTTAGGGGCCGCTGTCCGAGTGGTGCTGTGCAGCGCAGGTGAGGCCTCGCACCCGCACTCCCCGACCACCACGCCTGGCGAGTTGGCAACGCGGAGGCTACAGGAGTTCGAGGAGGCGATGGCGGCGTTGGGCCTGGGCGGCCACTGGACATTCCTTCGGCTCCCCGACGGTCAGCTTGGACATCACCGTCCTGCAATCCGCGACGGCCTGCGGGCCGCTGTCAGGGATGCGGCCGTCCGGGACCCTGCCGTCGGCACCCAACCCTCGGACGTCGTGCTGGTTGCCCCACTGCGAGCGGACGGCCACAGCGATCATGATGCCGCCGGTTCGGTTGCCGCGCAGCTGGCCGAAGCAGGGGGTTATGGGCTCCTCGAATACCCCATCTGGTACTGGCTTTGGGCCAGCGTAGCCGACGCGCGATGGCGCGGCTGGGTGCGGTCGGAACTGACGGCGCGCGGCCGGGAAGCCAAGTTCGCGGCATTCCAGGCCCACCGGTCACAGACGGAACCGCTTTCAGGACAGCCTGGTGACGAAGCACTCCTGCAGGAGCGCTTCGTCGATCACTTCCGCCGGACGTGGGAAACATTTGCGTGGACTCCTCCGTCAGGCAGCAACACAGCGGCGGATGCCGAGCGGGTATTCGACGCCGTACACCTCGCATCCAGCGACCCCTGGGACTATGCAAGCAGTTGGTACGAGAAGCGAAAACGCGCGTTGACCATGGCGGCGCTACCTAACCCGCGCTACGCCCGGGGCCTCGAACTGGGCTGTTCCACTGGAGTGCTGAGCGTCGAACTCGCCCAGCGCTGCGAGCAACTCGTCTGCGTGGATGCCAGCGGCCAGGCCCTCGCGTCGGCAAAGGCACGACTCGCAGACAGCCCCGGCGTCACGACGGCGCACATGACGGCGCCCGCCCAATGGCCCGATGGCCGGTTCGACCTCATTGTCATCTCCGAGGTGGGCTATTATTTGAGCCCCGCCGAGTTGGACGCCGTGCTCGACAAATCGGAGGATTCCCTCTTGCCGGGCGGGACGTTGGTGATGTGCCATTGGCGCCGGCCGATTTCGGGCTGGTCGCTGGATGGGGACAGCGTCCATGCGGCCGCGCGGGCGCGCCTGCGGTGGACTTCCGACGCGGTCTACCGGGAGAAGGCCTTCATTCTTGAGACGTTCGTCTCGGCCGCGCCTGGAATCTCCGATGCCCGCCCTTAG
- a CDS encoding glycosyltransferase → MPALSLEGRSRPLDGILPAPVGPSEGNITHVAVVVPARNEAERIAPAIRAICRAATELRSVRPGVDIRVVVVLDACDDGTGEAAVDAAAPAGFLSVLDVRLHSAGASRAAGIRAALAATTATPEQVWLANTDADSMVPPHWLCGQVELAESGADAVLGTVEPDPGELDGSLFQAWARKHRFAEDHPHVFGANFGVRASHYLRVGGFEPVRIHEDRILAERLRRAGSAVVATDTLRVVTSSRLQGRAPHGFAGYLCGLGDALATPPDTVLGTG, encoded by the coding sequence ATGCCCGCCCTTAGCCTTGAGGGCAGAAGCCGGCCCCTCGATGGAATTCTGCCCGCACCCGTTGGACCATCAGAGGGCAACATCACCCATGTCGCCGTCGTGGTTCCGGCCCGTAACGAGGCCGAGCGCATCGCCCCGGCGATCCGCGCTATATGCCGCGCCGCCACCGAGTTGCGCTCGGTGCGGCCCGGCGTAGACATCCGCGTAGTGGTGGTGTTGGACGCGTGCGACGACGGTACAGGAGAAGCCGCCGTCGACGCCGCCGCTCCTGCCGGGTTTCTCAGCGTCCTCGACGTCCGGCTCCACAGTGCAGGGGCCAGCAGGGCGGCCGGCATCCGCGCCGCGCTCGCCGCTACAACCGCCACCCCTGAGCAGGTCTGGCTGGCCAATACCGACGCCGACTCCATGGTTCCACCGCATTGGCTTTGCGGCCAGGTGGAACTCGCCGAGTCCGGGGCCGACGCTGTACTGGGCACCGTTGAACCGGATCCCGGCGAGCTGGACGGGAGCCTGTTTCAGGCGTGGGCGCGCAAGCATCGCTTCGCCGAGGACCATCCCCACGTGTTCGGGGCGAACTTCGGCGTCCGTGCTTCGCATTACCTCCGCGTCGGTGGGTTTGAGCCCGTGCGGATCCACGAAGACCGAATCCTGGCGGAGCGCCTCCGGCGTGCTGGAAGTGCCGTGGTCGCAACGGACACCCTGAGGGTCGTCACCTCCAGCCGCCTCCAAGGCCGGGCACCCCATGGCTTCGCCGGTTACCTCTGTGGCTTGGGCGACGCTTTGGCCACGCCTCCGGACACCGTGTTGGGGACTGGATAA
- a CDS encoding UBP-type zinc finger domain-containing protein has translation MNANHGIDVSIPPSGPGCVECETNGGWWLHLRRCAQCGHIGCCDNSPGQHATAHAQSSGHPVIRSFEPGEDWFFNYPDSAFFAGPELEPPAHHPLDQTVPGPASRVPADWQQRLH, from the coding sequence ATGAATGCAAATCATGGAATCGACGTTTCGATTCCACCCAGCGGACCTGGTTGCGTCGAATGCGAGACCAACGGTGGCTGGTGGCTCCACCTGCGGCGGTGCGCCCAGTGCGGGCACATCGGTTGCTGCGACAACTCGCCGGGGCAACACGCCACAGCCCATGCACAATCCAGCGGCCACCCGGTCATCCGCAGCTTCGAACCGGGCGAGGACTGGTTCTTCAACTATCCCGACTCCGCATTTTTCGCCGGTCCGGAACTTGAACCGCCGGCGCATCACCCGCTTGATCAAACCGTTCCGGGCCCAGCCTCACGCGTCCCGGCCGACTGGCAGCAGCGACTGCACTGA
- a CDS encoding DUF5996 family protein: MAHPGWPRLRVDDWTPTRETVHMWTQIVGKIRMAHAPMLNHWWQVTLYVTPRGLTTSMIPYARGAYDIEFDFLEHRLHIRSSNGTSAFVILGAKSVAEFHSEVFEALGRLGIEASIRGIPNEVDPAIPFAEDHQHASYDPEAIGLFWRQLVQSDRVLNEFRSRFRGKASPVHFFWGGMDLAYSRFSGRDAPTHPGGIPNCADWVMVEGYSHELSSCGFWPGGGDEGAFYAYCYPEPAGYAEYVTDADGAAYNSDGRLYLLPYENVRTAPDPDKMLLRFLQSTYEAAAETGRWDRTALEADPARWPHSRRGQHSFGVK, translated from the coding sequence ATGGCTCACCCTGGATGGCCACGGCTTCGGGTTGATGATTGGACCCCGACCCGGGAGACCGTGCACATGTGGACCCAGATCGTCGGAAAAATCCGCATGGCGCACGCCCCGATGCTTAACCACTGGTGGCAGGTGACGCTTTACGTCACGCCGCGCGGGCTGACGACATCAATGATCCCGTATGCCCGCGGTGCCTACGACATCGAATTCGATTTCCTTGAACACCGGCTCCATATACGCTCCAGCAATGGAACCTCAGCATTCGTCATTCTCGGAGCCAAGTCGGTGGCCGAATTCCACTCCGAGGTATTCGAAGCATTGGGCCGGCTCGGTATCGAGGCGTCTATCCGCGGCATTCCGAACGAGGTGGACCCGGCCATCCCGTTCGCCGAGGACCATCAGCACGCCTCCTACGACCCGGAGGCCATCGGGCTGTTTTGGCGGCAATTGGTCCAGTCGGACCGCGTCCTGAACGAATTCAGATCCCGTTTCAGGGGCAAGGCCAGCCCTGTGCACTTCTTCTGGGGAGGCATGGACCTCGCGTACTCCCGCTTCTCCGGACGGGACGCGCCCACCCACCCCGGGGGAATCCCGAACTGCGCCGACTGGGTGATGGTGGAGGGTTACTCCCACGAGCTAAGCAGCTGCGGGTTTTGGCCCGGGGGAGGGGACGAAGGAGCCTTCTATGCCTACTGCTACCCCGAGCCCGCCGGCTACGCCGAATATGTCACCGACGCCGATGGTGCCGCCTACAACAGTGACGGCAGGCTGTACCTCCTCCCGTATGAGAACGTCCGCACTGCCCCGGACCCCGACAAGATGCTGTTGCGGTTCCTGCAGTCGACCTACGAGGCGGCCGCGGAGACAGGACGTTGGGACCGGACCGCGCTGGAGGCGGATCCGGCCCGCTGGCCGCACTCACGACGAGGTCAACATTCCTTCGGCGTGAAATAG
- a CDS encoding phosphatidylserine decarboxylase family protein: MTINASSDRVRRLGGWLPERQDDLEEWIAGHRERVEARGEEAALHPVIVEFKELIASDPVVRLYMTEMIEQVPKSKPYRKRHLTSVDQMLRLINEVLTTAPEFSEGGMVTTPLTAILDWTMGTEAGFAAHRDPRIIAMFRKILNAWSEFLSSEDSLYVLNDSPSGWMSENARQVVGMDDYEHDPLAEHWGFTSWNDFFTRRLTSTSRPVAAPDDDKIIVSACESTPYKISSDVQRQSRFWVKNQPYSLEDLLARDEAVDHFVGGTVYQAFLSALNYHRWHAPVAGTIVRAYVKDGTYFSEADSEGADAVEPILSQSYLAHVAARAIILIQADDPVIGLMAVIPVGMVEVSSCVIDPEIVPGHHVNKGDELGYFQFGGSTECLVFRPGVIDQFALTAIPQPQDPNAPLVRVRSKLATARAEENA, translated from the coding sequence ATGACAATCAACGCTTCATCCGACCGTGTCCGACGACTGGGCGGCTGGCTACCCGAGCGGCAAGACGACCTTGAGGAATGGATTGCCGGCCACCGGGAACGAGTGGAGGCGCGGGGCGAAGAAGCTGCTCTGCATCCCGTGATCGTGGAGTTCAAGGAACTGATCGCCAGCGATCCGGTTGTCCGCCTTTACATGACGGAGATGATCGAGCAGGTTCCTAAATCGAAGCCCTACCGCAAACGGCATCTTACGAGCGTTGACCAGATGCTTCGGCTCATCAACGAGGTCCTGACGACTGCCCCCGAATTCAGCGAAGGCGGCATGGTCACCACGCCGTTGACAGCGATCCTCGATTGGACCATGGGAACCGAGGCCGGGTTCGCGGCTCACCGCGATCCCCGGATCATCGCGATGTTCCGCAAAATACTGAATGCTTGGTCCGAGTTCCTGAGCAGCGAGGACTCGCTTTACGTACTCAACGACTCGCCGTCCGGGTGGATGTCGGAGAATGCGCGGCAAGTTGTCGGGATGGACGACTATGAACACGATCCCCTTGCCGAGCACTGGGGCTTCACGTCGTGGAACGATTTCTTCACCCGCCGACTCACTTCGACCTCCAGACCGGTCGCTGCACCCGATGACGACAAAATCATCGTCAGCGCCTGCGAGTCGACCCCATACAAAATAAGCTCCGATGTTCAACGCCAGAGCCGGTTCTGGGTCAAGAACCAGCCCTACTCCCTCGAGGACCTGCTCGCGCGAGACGAGGCGGTGGATCACTTTGTGGGCGGAACTGTGTACCAGGCGTTCCTGAGCGCGCTCAATTATCACCGGTGGCACGCTCCCGTCGCCGGAACGATCGTGCGGGCCTACGTCAAGGACGGCACGTACTTCTCCGAGGCAGACTCCGAGGGGGCCGACGCCGTCGAGCCGATCCTCTCCCAGTCATATCTGGCCCATGTCGCTGCCCGCGCGATCATCCTGATCCAGGCCGACGACCCCGTCATCGGTCTCATGGCGGTGATCCCGGTAGGCATGGTCGAAGTCTCATCCTGCGTCATCGATCCGGAGATCGTCCCGGGCCACCACGTGAACAAGGGAGACGAGCTGGGGTACTTCCAGTTCGGCGGGTCGACCGAGTGCCTCGTCTTCCGACCCGGTGTTATCGACCAGTTCGCTCTCACCGCCATCCCCCAACCGCAGGATCCGAACGCACCCCTCGTGCGGGTCCGATCGAAGCTTGCTACGGCTAGAGCTGAGGAGAACGCATGA
- a CDS encoding alpha/beta fold hydrolase produces the protein MFSKQASPRSSGDSDVFTPEPDLARLAVIVPHTRLATIPHCGHFAHIEHPDRVQQLLDELWCR, from the coding sequence GTGTTCAGCAAGCAAGCGTCCCCACGCAGCAGCGGCGACAGCGACGTGTTCACGCCGGAGCCCGATCTGGCCAGGCTGGCGGTCATTGTCCCTCACACCCGGCTGGCGACAATCCCGCACTGCGGCCACTTTGCCCACATCGAGCATCCCGATCGAGTGCAACAGCTGCTCGACGAACTGTGGTGCCGGTGA
- a CDS encoding acyl-CoA dehydrogenase family protein yields the protein MHRLDDFKASKAVQFGRDAPADDVERLLSQAEERIGDVPALLALAEVTGRTAPDPGERGTVRLWEMLASLAAVDVAAARVFEPHLDAGAILKQAGQQALFHGTWGVFAAEGPGHLLEARDCGQSAPPEAGVTLSGSKPWCSLAGHLDHAIVTAKSQSGSRQAFAVDLRSPGVQVEEPLWISHGLREIPSGTVHFTAVPAVPVGEPGWYFERPGFAWGGIGVAACWLGGAVGLLRTFKDALSRREPDQIALSGLGEADRLLASGFELLRGAAAGIDDGTLVDREGNNDAWAHALRVRGNVAAIVERIQETVGENLGPGPLAREERHAKRVSDLRLYVRQHHGRRDDAQLGSLVLRGASTW from the coding sequence ATGCACCGCCTGGATGATTTCAAGGCGAGCAAAGCCGTGCAGTTTGGGAGGGATGCGCCGGCTGACGACGTCGAGCGCCTGTTGTCTCAGGCCGAAGAGCGGATCGGCGACGTCCCGGCGTTGCTGGCGCTGGCCGAGGTGACAGGCCGGACGGCGCCGGACCCCGGCGAAAGAGGGACGGTCCGGCTGTGGGAGATGCTGGCGTCGCTGGCGGCAGTCGACGTCGCTGCTGCGCGCGTCTTCGAACCGCACCTGGACGCCGGCGCAATTCTGAAGCAAGCGGGACAGCAGGCCCTTTTCCACGGAACATGGGGAGTGTTCGCCGCCGAGGGGCCGGGTCACCTTCTCGAGGCGCGCGACTGCGGGCAATCCGCGCCCCCAGAGGCCGGTGTGACGCTTTCCGGCTCGAAGCCGTGGTGCTCCTTGGCGGGCCATCTCGACCATGCAATCGTCACCGCGAAGTCGCAGTCGGGCAGTCGCCAGGCATTCGCCGTCGACTTGCGCTCCCCGGGAGTGCAGGTGGAAGAACCGCTCTGGATTAGCCACGGGCTACGCGAAATTCCCAGCGGGACGGTGCATTTCACTGCTGTCCCTGCTGTCCCCGTCGGCGAGCCGGGCTGGTATTTTGAGCGACCCGGTTTTGCCTGGGGAGGCATCGGCGTCGCTGCTTGCTGGCTGGGTGGCGCCGTCGGCCTGTTGCGCACGTTCAAGGACGCCCTTTCGCGGCGGGAGCCGGACCAGATCGCGCTTTCCGGCCTTGGCGAAGCGGACCGTTTGCTCGCTTCCGGATTCGAGCTGCTCCGCGGCGCGGCGGCCGGGATTGACGACGGCACGCTGGTCGATCGCGAAGGCAACAATGACGCGTGGGCGCACGCGTTGCGGGTCAGGGGAAACGTGGCTGCCATCGTGGAAAGAATTCAGGAAACCGTCGGCGAGAACCTGGGTCCGGGCCCGCTTGCCCGGGAGGAGCGGCATGCCAAGCGGGTTTCCGATCTTCGCCTCTACGTCCGGCAACACCACGGCCGGCGCGACGACGCCCAACTCGGTTCCTTGGTCTTGAGGGGGGCAAGCACATGGTGA
- a CDS encoding alanine racemase: MPHLDPALPLHTLPQMLLDVAAVERNIGIKEAWAREHGMVLAPHIKTTMTREIVRRQLPGSWGVTVATTAQAAHAIEWGATRILIVNEVLFRGHLEQLRAWLAASPELEIYCLADSAAGVRAMAEVFEDSPRRLNVMIDVGTPRGRTGIRSGPEAGPLAEEIRVARGLLLAGVSAYEGVAPNTRTDENLAGIDSHCRLARDVFDELHPAFEVELPVFSNGGSAFQDRAAAFLPNSASANVLRSGCYVVHDHGTYQGVSPVPGLTAAVVVRALVISAPEAGRVVLNAGKRELAYDAGMPVIVSRYRDGALLSAGAGATLTRLFDHHAIVEDADGLQVGDVVDLGISHPCSVFDRWREVVAVSDDAVETWRPSF, from the coding sequence ATGCCGCACCTTGATCCCGCCCTCCCGCTCCACACCTTGCCGCAGATGCTCCTGGACGTTGCCGCCGTCGAGCGCAATATCGGGATCAAAGAGGCCTGGGCGCGGGAGCACGGCATGGTGCTGGCCCCGCACATCAAGACCACCATGACCCGCGAGATTGTCCGCCGGCAATTGCCCGGATCCTGGGGCGTGACCGTGGCGACCACCGCGCAGGCCGCCCACGCCATCGAGTGGGGTGCCACCCGGATCCTCATCGTGAACGAGGTGCTGTTCCGCGGCCACCTTGAGCAGTTGCGTGCATGGCTGGCGGCCTCGCCGGAACTGGAGATCTACTGCCTGGCTGATTCGGCGGCGGGCGTCCGGGCCATGGCGGAGGTGTTCGAGGACTCGCCCCGGCGGCTGAACGTCATGATCGACGTCGGAACCCCCCGCGGCCGCACCGGGATCCGCAGCGGCCCCGAGGCCGGGCCGTTGGCCGAGGAGATCCGTGTGGCGAGAGGGCTGCTGCTGGCCGGCGTCAGCGCCTACGAGGGCGTCGCACCGAACACCCGGACGGATGAAAACCTGGCCGGAATCGATTCGCACTGCCGCTTGGCCCGCGATGTCTTCGATGAACTGCACCCCGCTTTCGAGGTGGAGCTGCCGGTCTTCAGCAACGGCGGCTCTGCGTTTCAGGATCGTGCGGCCGCGTTCCTGCCCAACAGCGCCTCCGCCAACGTGCTCCGTTCAGGCTGCTACGTGGTGCACGATCACGGCACCTACCAGGGCGTCTCGCCAGTCCCCGGCCTCACTGCGGCAGTCGTAGTGCGGGCGCTTGTCATCTCCGCCCCCGAAGCCGGGCGCGTGGTCCTGAACGCGGGCAAGCGCGAGTTGGCGTACGACGCCGGTATGCCCGTGATCGTTTCCCGGTACCGTGACGGGGCCCTCCTGTCTGCCGGCGCCGGCGCCACGCTGACTCGACTCTTCGACCACCATGCCATCGTGGAGGACGCCGACGGCCTGCAGGTCGGCGACGTCGTGGACCTTGGCATCTCCCACCCCTGCTCGGTGTTCGACCGCTGGCGCGAGGTTGTCGCAGTCAGCGACGACGCGGTCGAGACCTGGCGGCCCAGCTTCTAA